In the genome of Eggerthella sp. YY7918, one region contains:
- a CDS encoding DegV family protein, which translates to MQHQCNLIIDSCCDLPYEVIDREGVELIRFPYVMSDGEHLDDLYHTSSAYDFYQAMRNGEEPTTAQVPIPVYREAFERAIESGIPTVYLSFSSGLSGSFDAALLVHDQLLAEHPDAELYLVDTRLASVAEALLVYEALRQRDKGMTAVELVRWAEEARYFVDAEFMVDDLEALRRGGRIPSSVAYAGSKLDVKPLLTITVEGKLSLAGVARGRKKGIKQLADYYQKRKADTGPGQCVVIGNADCLKDTERLKDALSKEDDNILFLESSIGPVIGSHVGPDMIAVVFWGNDKREELSVADRIAKRVKSAE; encoded by the coding sequence ATGCAACATCAATGTAATCTGATTATTGATTCCTGCTGCGACCTGCCCTATGAAGTAATTGATCGGGAAGGCGTCGAGCTTATTCGCTTTCCCTATGTCATGAGCGACGGGGAACATCTCGACGATCTGTATCATACGTCGTCGGCGTACGATTTCTATCAAGCGATGAGAAACGGCGAGGAACCGACGACCGCACAGGTGCCCATTCCCGTGTATCGCGAGGCGTTTGAGCGGGCTATCGAAAGCGGCATACCCACGGTCTACCTGAGTTTTTCAAGCGGCCTCTCGGGCAGCTTCGATGCGGCGCTGCTGGTGCACGACCAGCTTTTGGCTGAACACCCCGATGCGGAGCTGTATCTGGTGGATACCCGCCTTGCCTCGGTTGCCGAGGCGCTGTTGGTTTACGAGGCGCTGCGACAGCGCGACAAGGGCATGACGGCGGTCGAACTGGTACGTTGGGCCGAAGAAGCGCGGTACTTCGTGGATGCCGAGTTTATGGTGGACGATCTTGAAGCGCTGCGGCGCGGAGGGCGTATTCCCAGTTCGGTGGCGTATGCCGGCTCAAAGCTCGACGTGAAGCCGCTTTTGACCATTACCGTTGAGGGAAAGTTGTCGCTTGCCGGCGTGGCGCGGGGTCGCAAGAAGGGCATCAAACAGCTGGCGGACTACTATCAGAAGCGTAAAGCAGATACGGGTCCTGGTCAGTGCGTGGTTATCGGCAATGCCGACTGTCTGAAGGACACCGAACGGCTCAAGGATGCTCTGTCGAAAGAAGACGACAACATTCTGTTTTTGGAGAGCAGCATTGGTCCGGTTATCGGCAGCCACGTCGGCCCCGATATGATTGCCGTGGTGTTTTGGGGCAACGACAAACGCGAGGAACTATCGGTGGCGGATCGTATTGCAAAGCGGGTCAAAAGCGCCGAATAG
- a CDS encoding DegV family protein — protein sequence MIKIITDSVASIPADVAQAAGIEIVTLFVNRDGVEYADAQMDLDAFYADIHDMIDNIPTSSQPSQHTLEDLFETSAKAGDEVLGIFISSELSGSYEGAVRAARAVKARNIDFSYTIVDSTSCGYDEAWPVFDAVAARDAGLDLAGCTEAVLKGIESTRFLFTPETLTFLQKGGRIGNAAALLGNLIQLSPVLTVTDGKASTFAKVRTRKKALASIVATFKEDVEQHGLKNIVVHYIGDKTPAVQWAHEVIEPLVGRSVQVLPVSPVIGLHVGPAIGIAYECMNALAGKLSGPVKARACTS from the coding sequence ATGATCAAGATAATCACCGATTCAGTTGCCTCCATTCCCGCCGATGTGGCGCAAGCCGCAGGCATTGAAATCGTGACGCTTTTTGTCAATCGCGACGGTGTCGAGTATGCCGACGCTCAGATGGATCTCGACGCGTTCTACGCCGACATTCATGACATGATCGACAATATTCCCACCTCGAGTCAGCCGTCGCAGCACACGCTGGAAGATCTGTTTGAAACTTCGGCAAAGGCCGGCGACGAGGTGCTGGGCATATTTATCTCCTCGGAGCTTTCCGGTTCGTATGAGGGAGCGGTGCGTGCGGCCCGGGCGGTGAAGGCGCGCAATATCGACTTTTCCTACACCATCGTGGATTCAACTTCGTGCGGCTACGACGAGGCGTGGCCGGTATTCGATGCCGTGGCTGCGCGCGACGCGGGGTTGGACCTAGCCGGTTGTACCGAGGCGGTGCTTAAGGGCATCGAGTCGACGCGCTTTCTCTTCACGCCTGAGACGCTCACGTTTCTGCAGAAGGGCGGGCGTATCGGCAATGCGGCGGCGCTTTTGGGCAACCTCATCCAGCTGTCGCCGGTGTTGACGGTGACCGATGGGAAGGCTTCGACGTTTGCGAAGGTGCGCACGCGTAAAAAGGCGCTCGCGAGCATCGTGGCGACCTTTAAAGAGGATGTCGAACAGCATGGCCTTAAAAACATTGTCGTTCACTATATCGGTGATAAAACTCCCGCCGTACAGTGGGCGCATGAAGTGATCGAACCGCTTGTGGGACGTTCGGTTCAGGTGTTGCCGGTAAGCCCGGTGATCGGCCTGCATGTGGGACCTGCGATAGGCATTGCGTACGAATGCATGAATGCCCTTGCGGGAAAATTGAGCGGGCCGGTAAAAGCGCGCGCTTGCACCTCATAG
- a CDS encoding nicotinate phosphoribosyltransferase — MKIDYELLTDLYQLTMAQGYWESGQNTTQACFHMYFRDYPFKGGFAIACGMAQLADLIDSFTFTDEDVAYLASLDAPGGGKLFNPAFLERLRSFRLNVNIDAVVEGTVVFPHEPLVRVTGPIVDCQLIETALLNCVNFQTLVATKAARVCLAAQAPVAEFGLRRAQGAAGGVWASRAAVVGGCASTSNVLAGQLFDVPVSGTHAHSWVMSFPDELTAFRAYAQAFPRNCVLLVDTYDVEQGIDHAITVGLEMRERGERLAGIRIDSGDLAWLAKMARGKLDAAGLQDCSIVLSNDLDEYTIQSIRDEGAQVGSWGVGTKLACAYDQPTLGGVYKLSATKAPGQSAWEDRLKISESAAKLTTPGVLDIRRYYYSDGRIAGDMVYDVYSEVDEREVIVDPCDDLRMKKLAGKSFETLLQPLARDGVTVLKPSLRSARAAQARAQAGLATLDESQKRILNPHTYPVGLEYGLFERRRDLVVRLKGIA; from the coding sequence ATGAAGATAGACTACGAGCTTTTAACGGACCTGTACCAGTTGACGATGGCGCAAGGGTACTGGGAAAGCGGGCAGAACACCACGCAGGCATGCTTTCACATGTACTTTCGCGACTACCCGTTCAAGGGCGGATTTGCCATTGCGTGCGGCATGGCCCAGCTGGCCGACCTTATCGACTCGTTTACGTTCACCGACGAGGACGTGGCGTACTTGGCTTCGCTGGATGCTCCCGGTGGCGGAAAGCTTTTTAATCCCGCTTTTTTGGAGCGGCTGCGTTCGTTTCGTCTCAACGTGAATATCGATGCGGTGGTCGAGGGTACCGTGGTGTTTCCGCACGAACCGCTCGTGCGTGTGACGGGCCCCATCGTGGATTGCCAACTCATCGAAACAGCGCTTTTGAACTGCGTCAACTTCCAAACGCTGGTCGCGACGAAGGCGGCGCGGGTTTGCCTGGCCGCGCAGGCGCCTGTCGCGGAATTTGGATTGCGCCGCGCACAGGGCGCTGCCGGCGGCGTGTGGGCAAGCCGTGCTGCGGTGGTGGGCGGTTGCGCGTCGACTTCGAACGTGCTGGCTGGCCAGCTCTTCGATGTGCCGGTTTCGGGTACGCATGCGCACTCGTGGGTCATGTCGTTTCCCGATGAACTGACGGCGTTTCGCGCTTACGCCCAGGCATTTCCTCGTAACTGCGTGCTGCTTGTTGACACCTATGATGTGGAGCAAGGTATTGACCATGCCATCACGGTGGGACTTGAGATGCGCGAGCGGGGCGAGCGCCTTGCAGGTATCCGCATCGACTCGGGTGACCTTGCGTGGCTTGCCAAGATGGCGCGCGGAAAGCTTGATGCGGCAGGACTTCAGGACTGCTCTATTGTACTGTCGAACGATCTAGACGAATATACCATCCAGTCCATTCGCGACGAGGGTGCGCAGGTGGGTTCGTGGGGTGTGGGTACGAAACTGGCATGCGCGTACGATCAGCCGACGCTCGGAGGCGTGTATAAGCTTTCGGCAACCAAGGCCCCGGGGCAATCCGCTTGGGAAGACCGCTTGAAGATTTCTGAGTCGGCGGCGAAGCTGACAACGCCGGGGGTGTTGGATATACGGCGCTACTATTACAGCGACGGTCGTATAGCAGGGGATATGGTGTACGACGTTTACTCCGAGGTCGATGAACGCGAAGTTATTGTTGATCCGTGCGACGACTTGCGTATGAAAAAGCTTGCGGGGAAAAGCTTTGAAACGCTGCTTCAGCCGCTGGCGCGCGATGGCGTGACCGTGCTCAAGCCGTCGCTTCGCAGTGCTCGTGCGGCGCAAGCTCGGGCGCAGGCGGGGCTTGCAACGCTTGATGAAAGTCAGAAGCGTATACTTAATCCCCATACCTATCCGGTCGGTCTTGAATATGGTCTTTTTGAGCGCCGTCGCGATTTAGTTGTACGGTTGAAGGGCATTGCGTAG
- a CDS encoding TIGR03915 family putative DNA repair protein yields MSADLAPLHPTPQEPLVHVAYCYDGSLEGLLTAIFKAYEYRENPEDVMRASQLLPRLGQTVRDIETEVELALRVQKGIRRTCGQATFDAVMRASLSDDPATGTIVYRFVRFAMAQARPHDCAGCRKRATCPGPGAGARCSGKNARSVLNDLAHPAVAPLDRLARAVGNERHRMLQFLRFEHLENGVWFAQCNPSAAVVPLIMDWFSGRFNTQPFIIFDENHHMAGVYEGRTWYLVDTNEVTLPGRASDEKLMQTAWKRFYDTVAVEARYNPELRRQFMPKRLWKNIVEMQERIPGKELERRPPTRPSDQKEG; encoded by the coding sequence ATGAGCGCCGATCTCGCACCGCTGCATCCCACGCCACAAGAGCCTCTTGTTCATGTGGCGTACTGCTACGACGGCTCGCTTGAGGGGCTGTTGACGGCCATCTTCAAGGCCTACGAGTATCGCGAAAACCCTGAAGATGTTATGCGCGCTTCTCAACTGCTCCCGCGTCTTGGCCAAACCGTACGCGATATCGAAACAGAGGTGGAGCTGGCCCTGCGGGTACAGAAGGGCATTCGTCGCACGTGCGGCCAGGCGACGTTCGATGCTGTCATGCGGGCCTCTTTGTCAGACGACCCCGCTACCGGAACGATCGTCTATCGTTTCGTGCGGTTCGCCATGGCACAGGCGCGGCCGCACGACTGTGCAGGCTGCCGCAAGCGTGCTACCTGCCCCGGCCCCGGCGCAGGCGCGCGGTGCTCAGGGAAAAATGCGCGAAGCGTATTGAACGATCTCGCACACCCGGCGGTCGCGCCGCTTGACCGCCTTGCCCGCGCGGTGGGCAACGAACGTCATCGCATGCTGCAGTTCTTACGCTTCGAGCATCTGGAAAACGGCGTATGGTTCGCCCAGTGCAACCCAAGCGCCGCGGTCGTGCCGCTCATCATGGATTGGTTCAGCGGTCGCTTCAACACCCAACCTTTCATCATCTTCGATGAAAACCATCACATGGCCGGGGTCTATGAAGGACGCACCTGGTATCTGGTGGACACCAACGAAGTGACCTTGCCCGGTCGCGCCTCTGACGAAAAGCTTATGCAGACCGCTTGGAAGCGCTTCTACGATACCGTGGCTGTCGAAGCACGCTACAATCCCGAGCTGCGCCGTCAATTCATGCCAAAGCGCCTGTGGAAAAACATCGTCGAAATGCAAGAGCGCATCCCCGGCAAAGAACTGGAACGCCGTCCGCCTACACGCCCGTCAGATCAAAAGGAGGGATGA
- the ricT gene encoding regulatory iron-sulfur-containing complex subunit RicT — MVRIAPVNLYYNPKTLWFDAGDFDINPGAGVVVSTARGTEFGRTIAEVFEADEKQIKKLKTPLKEVIRIATDEDEAQAAEMERKSAEALPVFKEMAAEANSDMHPVSVEYLLDGDKAVFYFEAEERVDFRDLVRKLAAHFHVRIDMRQIGVRDEARMVGGLGHCGQELCCKRLGGEFCPVSIRMAKEQDLSLNPQKISGVCGRLMCCLRYEFDAYKDFKSRAPKQNAQVETPVGPAKVVDLDVPREIISLKVEGEKPVKVPLADFDPPEEGSNRPNRVGAEAWESATERDALGVVGDTSSLLTPHLTGQDKLADPASVRHTGQSGQKSGRGSSAGGKGGAKKSEAPAAPSRKPRRRRSTKVGGNATETTTEAQKRAPKQKETTSAQKGGPSSQGQKKRQGQSSKKQQAQRSGGERAKDQAQKNTSKSSPRPGQKSSGLRQRPQSERGDSSPGAKPSGTGQRRPRRRSHKTGEAGASGGAGKRTDGGKGAPNA; from the coding sequence ATGGTTCGGATAGCCCCCGTTAACCTGTATTACAACCCAAAAACGCTCTGGTTCGATGCAGGAGACTTTGACATCAATCCCGGTGCGGGCGTGGTCGTATCCACCGCCCGCGGTACGGAATTCGGCCGCACGATAGCCGAGGTATTTGAGGCCGACGAGAAGCAGATAAAAAAACTCAAGACCCCGCTCAAAGAGGTCATTCGCATTGCAACTGACGAGGATGAGGCGCAGGCGGCCGAGATGGAGCGCAAATCCGCCGAAGCGTTGCCGGTGTTCAAGGAGATGGCTGCGGAAGCCAACAGCGACATGCATCCGGTGTCGGTGGAATATCTGCTTGATGGCGACAAAGCTGTGTTTTATTTCGAAGCCGAAGAGCGGGTGGATTTCCGCGATCTTGTACGCAAGCTGGCCGCGCATTTTCATGTGCGCATCGACATGCGCCAGATTGGCGTGCGCGACGAGGCCCGCATGGTGGGCGGTCTTGGCCATTGCGGTCAGGAACTGTGTTGCAAGCGTCTGGGTGGAGAGTTCTGCCCGGTATCTATCCGCATGGCCAAGGAGCAGGATCTTTCGCTGAACCCGCAAAAGATATCGGGCGTGTGCGGACGCCTTATGTGCTGTCTGCGCTATGAATTCGACGCCTATAAGGATTTCAAGAGCCGTGCGCCCAAACAAAACGCTCAGGTGGAAACGCCGGTGGGTCCCGCGAAGGTCGTGGATTTGGACGTGCCGCGCGAAATCATCTCGCTTAAGGTGGAAGGCGAGAAACCGGTGAAGGTTCCGCTTGCCGATTTTGATCCGCCCGAGGAAGGGTCCAATCGACCGAACCGCGTCGGCGCGGAAGCATGGGAGAGTGCGACGGAGCGCGATGCACTCGGCGTGGTAGGCGATACGAGTTCTCTCTTGACGCCGCATCTGACCGGGCAGGATAAGCTTGCTGATCCCGCTTCGGTACGTCATACCGGCCAAAGCGGACAAAAGTCGGGGCGGGGATCGTCTGCTGGCGGCAAGGGGGGAGCCAAGAAGAGCGAGGCGCCCGCAGCGCCCAGCCGCAAACCGCGCCGTCGTCGCTCGACGAAGGTCGGCGGGAATGCGACCGAGACGACCACCGAGGCTCAGAAGCGCGCGCCAAAGCAAAAGGAGACGACCTCTGCGCAGAAAGGTGGCCCGTCATCTCAAGGCCAGAAAAAGCGGCAGGGTCAATCCTCAAAGAAGCAGCAAGCGCAGCGCTCTGGCGGCGAACGGGCAAAAGATCAGGCGCAGAAGAACACTTCAAAGTCTTCACCCCGCCCAGGTCAGAAGTCGTCCGGATTGCGTCAAAGGCCTCAATCTGAGCGAGGGGACTCTTCGCCGGGGGCAAAGCCATCCGGCACAGGACAGCGTCGTCCGCGTCGTCGCAGCCATAAGACGGGCGAGGCGGGCGCTTCGGGCGGAGCGGGGAAACGAACTGACGGGGGTAAGGGAGCACCAAACGCATGA
- a CDS encoding radical SAM protein → MALHSSSCNLCPRACGVDRAAGKRGVCGADGRLVVARAALHFWEEPPISGERGSGTIFFAHCPLQCVYCQNAVIATGEAGAEVSVERLAEMCLELEAQGALNVNFVTPTHYAPEARAAVMRAREQGLALPIVWNTSGYETVEAVRENAGVVDVYLTDFKYADPILAARYSHAPDYPEVARAALDAMVEQVGAPEFDEVDGALRLKRGVLVRHLMLPGALEDSMRIVRLVHERFGDSVVLSLMNQYTPVLVDAASAGDERALAALRRFPELAHQVSDEDYERLLDFADELGVEEYFWQEGRAAEESFIPPFDLTGV, encoded by the coding sequence ATGGCACTACATTCTTCATCATGCAACCTCTGTCCCCGTGCGTGCGGCGTTGACCGCGCGGCGGGGAAGCGCGGCGTGTGCGGCGCGGACGGGCGCCTTGTGGTGGCACGTGCGGCACTTCACTTCTGGGAAGAGCCGCCCATCAGCGGCGAGCGGGGAAGCGGCACGATTTTCTTCGCACACTGTCCGCTGCAGTGCGTCTATTGTCAAAACGCGGTGATTGCAACGGGCGAGGCGGGTGCGGAGGTGTCCGTCGAGCGGCTTGCCGAAATGTGCTTGGAACTTGAGGCGCAAGGCGCGCTCAACGTGAATTTTGTCACGCCCACCCATTACGCTCCGGAAGCGCGTGCGGCCGTTATGCGTGCACGTGAGCAGGGGCTTGCGCTTCCGATTGTATGGAACACCTCCGGCTACGAGACCGTCGAGGCCGTGCGGGAGAATGCAGGCGTGGTGGACGTGTATTTGACCGACTTCAAGTATGCCGACCCGATACTTGCGGCGCGCTATTCGCATGCACCCGATTACCCGGAGGTCGCACGTGCAGCGCTCGATGCCATGGTGGAGCAAGTGGGCGCGCCTGAGTTCGATGAGGTTGATGGTGCTTTGCGCTTGAAGCGGGGTGTGTTGGTGCGCCATCTTATGCTGCCGGGCGCGCTTGAGGATTCAATGCGCATCGTGCGCCTTGTGCACGAACGCTTTGGTGACTCGGTAGTGCTTTCGCTCATGAATCAGTACACGCCGGTGCTGGTCGATGCTGCGTCGGCGGGCGATGAGCGTGCGCTTGCCGCACTTCGGCGTTTTCCCGAGCTTGCGCACCAGGTGTCTGACGAAGACTACGAGCGCTTGCTTGATTTTGCCGACGAATTGGGCGTGGAAGAATATTTCTGGCAAGAGGGGAGAGCGGCTGAGGAGAGTTTCATCCCTCCTTTTGATCTGACGGGCGTGTAG
- a CDS encoding IPT/TIG domain-containing protein → MKLTLGRQGKQFEPDDALYLDAVGVGKASSAAPYLMMSGTSMATPMVTGAAMVLAEQVSGKTAAERAAALAARVKASVRPVSAFSDLCTSGGHVDLGLTPDQFTPVVSSAQVDSSTSPAHIIIGGSYFGNDEGTVTVAGKNAPVISWSDTSLAVKCPSGIKSGVLVIEVTSKDNTSGKRGFLLELPETPGSESTPLFEKTIPLPTPEEGLDEGFMGSALTGLGGSLYMLPMDASHTEGSFWQLWCYDPTGGSWTHTELPEALSDFTSMAAYGGKMYLYGEKGTGAATTAHLMRYDPQTDFWQILPATNLPLHASITNCDGQLLLVGGATFVPGTPPSVPDRWVDKTKDNIVALDPETGKATAVGTLLHAVSSPTVVIRGTEMYVARGYTFNATGAIQSSTNLERLTKTGNGYTSEDMTNMLPEHAPDRAPHFDTAAVKDGIVLVGFVGTTGEDEDTYLLDIAHGATAFTGFGKRVSRAPLYYTLTTAYDGWLYTLGLSSYEPGGKVLRATRVETMPSAGDVTPGPGPDKHEPSTVARTGDTLGVAAATLASAAIGALACAAVALRRKMRTSTNPHR, encoded by the coding sequence GTGAAGCTGACCCTTGGGCGGCAGGGTAAGCAGTTCGAACCCGACGATGCCCTCTACCTCGACGCGGTTGGCGTGGGAAAGGCGAGCTCTGCCGCACCCTACCTCATGATGAGCGGCACGTCCATGGCAACCCCCATGGTTACCGGCGCTGCGATGGTACTAGCCGAGCAGGTAAGCGGCAAAACGGCCGCCGAACGCGCCGCAGCTCTTGCAGCCCGCGTGAAGGCCTCGGTGCGTCCCGTGAGCGCTTTCTCCGACCTCTGCACGTCAGGCGGCCATGTTGACCTGGGCCTCACCCCAGACCAATTCACTCCAGTCGTCTCGAGCGCCCAGGTGGATAGCAGCACCTCGCCCGCACACATCATTATTGGAGGCAGCTATTTCGGAAACGATGAGGGTACGGTAACGGTCGCCGGGAAGAACGCCCCTGTTATTTCCTGGTCGGACACCTCGCTGGCGGTCAAATGCCCCTCCGGCATCAAAAGCGGCGTGCTAGTAATCGAAGTCACATCCAAAGACAATACAAGTGGCAAGCGGGGCTTCCTGCTCGAACTGCCTGAAACTCCCGGCAGTGAGTCCACGCCACTCTTCGAGAAGACCATCCCGCTTCCCACCCCCGAAGAGGGGCTCGACGAAGGCTTCATGGGGTCTGCCCTGACCGGCCTGGGTGGGTCGCTGTACATGCTGCCGATGGACGCAAGCCACACGGAAGGCAGTTTCTGGCAGCTGTGGTGCTATGACCCCACGGGCGGCTCTTGGACGCATACCGAACTGCCCGAAGCGCTCAGCGACTTCACGTCGATGGCTGCGTACGGCGGCAAGATGTATCTCTACGGCGAAAAAGGAACCGGTGCCGCCACGACGGCACATCTGATGCGTTACGACCCGCAGACGGATTTCTGGCAGATACTCCCGGCGACGAACCTACCGCTGCATGCGAGCATCACGAACTGCGACGGCCAGCTTCTGCTGGTAGGTGGAGCAACATTCGTGCCCGGTACGCCGCCAAGCGTCCCCGATCGTTGGGTTGATAAGACTAAGGACAACATCGTCGCACTTGATCCGGAAACGGGTAAGGCTACCGCCGTAGGCACACTGCTCCATGCCGTTTCGTCGCCTACCGTGGTCATCCGCGGAACAGAAATGTACGTCGCACGGGGATACACCTTCAACGCAACGGGAGCAATACAGTCCAGCACCAATCTTGAACGCTTGACGAAAACCGGCAACGGTTACACAAGCGAGGACATGACCAACATGCTGCCTGAACACGCCCCCGATCGCGCACCGCACTTCGACACCGCGGCAGTGAAGGACGGCATCGTGCTCGTAGGCTTCGTGGGCACAACCGGTGAAGACGAGGACACGTACTTGCTCGACATCGCCCACGGTGCCACCGCGTTTACAGGCTTCGGAAAGCGCGTGTCCCGCGCCCCGCTCTACTACACGCTGACGACGGCATACGACGGCTGGCTGTACACGCTGGGCCTTTCCAGCTACGAGCCGGGCGGCAAGGTGCTGCGCGCCACGCGAGTGGAAACGATGCCCTCTGCGGGCGACGTGACGCCCGGACCCGGACCCGACAAGCACGAACCCTCGACGGTGGCACGCACCGGCGACACGCTGGGAGTCGCCGCAGCCACGCTCGCTAGCGCAGCCATTGGCGCACTGGCCTGCGCAGCCGTCGCCCTCCGCCGCAAAATGCGCACGTCAACCAATCCACACCGATAA
- a CDS encoding putative DNA modification/repair radical SAM protein: protein MELVDKLEILADAAKYDVACTSSGINRDAQKGKLGNTLAAGCCHSFSADGRCITLLKVLMTNVCVYDCAYCVNRASNEVPRAAFKPRELADLTIAFYRRNYIEGLFLSSGVINNPDYTTELMIQTLTILRTEYRFNGYIHAKAVPGTSPELIDTLGHLADRMSVNMELPSQKSLQLLAPEKDKQHIIAPMRQIRDNIAVDKDTRALVRKQTTYMKQIRPKKKDRAFVPAGQSTQMIIGATPESDFQILNLSAALYRTLSLKRVFFSAYTPVNNDVRLPNTDALQLNREHRLYQADWLLRFYQFDVNEIIDEEHPFLDPDLDPKANWAVNHLDFFPVEVNTAPLEALLRVPGIGVRGAYSILKARRTTCLRELELRKLGIAYKRARFFITCAGKYAGVGATFTPEGLRAQLAAPIKGGNHGRRADTALPGQMSLFEQVETPEKARITNGSGQTKAFGSGSNQPKASANADGSFGWQRALETPEAVCA from the coding sequence ATGGAGCTGGTCGACAAGCTGGAGATTCTCGCCGACGCGGCAAAGTACGATGTCGCCTGCACCTCGTCGGGCATCAATCGCGATGCCCAGAAGGGCAAGCTTGGCAATACGCTGGCAGCGGGCTGCTGCCACAGCTTCTCAGCCGACGGGCGGTGTATCACGCTTTTGAAGGTGCTCATGACCAACGTCTGCGTGTACGACTGCGCCTACTGCGTCAACCGCGCCTCAAACGAAGTGCCCCGTGCCGCATTTAAGCCGCGCGAACTGGCCGATCTCACCATCGCGTTTTATCGGCGCAACTACATCGAGGGACTCTTTCTCAGCTCGGGCGTCATCAACAATCCCGACTACACCACCGAACTCATGATTCAAACGCTCACCATCCTGCGCACGGAATACCGCTTCAACGGCTACATCCACGCCAAGGCGGTGCCGGGAACCTCGCCTGAGCTTATCGATACGCTCGGACACTTGGCCGATCGTATGAGCGTCAACATGGAATTGCCTTCGCAAAAAAGCCTGCAACTGCTCGCTCCCGAAAAGGACAAACAGCACATCATCGCACCCATGCGCCAAATCCGCGACAATATCGCCGTCGACAAGGACACCCGCGCGCTTGTGCGCAAGCAAACCACCTATATGAAGCAGATACGCCCGAAGAAGAAGGATCGCGCGTTTGTACCTGCGGGCCAATCCACGCAAATGATCATTGGGGCTACGCCCGAAAGCGACTTTCAAATACTCAATCTGTCCGCTGCGCTCTACCGCACGCTGTCGCTCAAACGCGTGTTTTTCAGCGCCTACACGCCTGTCAATAACGATGTACGCCTGCCCAACACCGATGCGCTGCAGCTCAACCGCGAACATCGCCTCTATCAGGCCGATTGGCTGCTGCGCTTCTATCAATTCGACGTGAATGAAATTATCGACGAGGAGCACCCCTTTCTCGATCCGGACCTCGACCCGAAGGCCAACTGGGCCGTGAACCATTTGGACTTCTTCCCCGTTGAGGTGAACACGGCTCCGTTGGAAGCGCTTTTGCGCGTGCCGGGCATTGGCGTGCGCGGAGCCTATTCCATTTTGAAAGCGCGTCGCACCACGTGCCTGCGCGAACTTGAACTGCGCAAACTTGGCATCGCCTATAAGCGAGCACGCTTCTTTATCACCTGCGCAGGAAAGTACGCGGGCGTTGGGGCCACCTTCACCCCGGAAGGTCTGCGTGCGCAGCTTGCGGCCCCCATCAAGGGAGGCAATCATGGACGACGCGCCGATACAGCCCTTCCCGGGCAGATGAGCTTATTCGAACAGGTCGAAACGCCCGAGAAGGCCCGCATCACAAACGGATCCGGGCAAACGAAGGCTTTCGGCAGTGGGAGCAACCAACCGAAAGCGTCCGCCAACGCCGACGGATCGTTTGGATGGCAGCGCGCCCTTGAGACGCCAGAAGCGGTGTGCGCATGA
- a CDS encoding NAD(P)-binding domain-containing protein encodes MEQQFAYVGNQTVGSMVERGLRAIGYGKTESVAEASVVVSYCASQTALEDAYFDEGGLIQAARPGTLIIDLSPSTPGFARELNAVAVVNDLVLVEAPLVVVDGARPDALADKDNVACFVAGEEEALAAARPVLEALMASVQDAGGPGAAQLARAAYTLQMTAQIVSAIEADALYRAFRSSASSFGDDAGRAGALTPAAEHMLEAVRSGRFDGDYTVEMFMAELTAALMAADDCDLILPQAEACMHLLELLAVIGGADKAPSALALVYGEEAACAEQGLDWTRAEQAYGEGLYDDDEGCDCGHDHSHGGYPDFPGYGAFSSN; translated from the coding sequence ATGGAACAGCAGTTTGCGTACGTGGGTAACCAGACCGTGGGAAGCATGGTTGAGCGGGGCTTACGTGCGATAGGATATGGTAAAACCGAAAGCGTTGCCGAGGCATCGGTGGTGGTGTCGTACTGCGCGTCGCAGACGGCGCTTGAAGATGCGTACTTTGACGAAGGGGGACTGATACAGGCAGCTCGGCCCGGCACGCTGATTATCGACCTGTCGCCTTCGACGCCCGGTTTTGCGCGTGAGCTCAATGCCGTTGCGGTGGTAAACGATCTTGTGTTGGTCGAGGCGCCGCTTGTGGTAGTTGACGGAGCTCGACCCGACGCTCTTGCTGATAAGGATAACGTGGCCTGCTTTGTTGCGGGCGAAGAGGAAGCCCTTGCGGCGGCACGCCCGGTGCTTGAGGCTCTGATGGCTTCGGTGCAGGATGCCGGCGGCCCGGGCGCTGCCCAACTTGCGCGCGCGGCATATACGCTTCAAATGACGGCGCAGATTGTCTCTGCGATAGAAGCCGATGCATTGTACCGCGCGTTTCGTTCGTCGGCGTCCTCATTTGGCGATGATGCGGGCCGTGCCGGTGCGCTCACGCCTGCGGCCGAGCACATGCTTGAGGCGGTACGGTCAGGTAGGTTTGACGGCGATTATACGGTTGAGATGTTCATGGCTGAGCTTACGGCGGCTCTTATGGCAGCCGATGACTGCGATCTCATTTTGCCGCAGGCCGAGGCATGTATGCATCTTTTGGAGCTGCTTGCCGTCATCGGGGGCGCCGACAAGGCACCGTCGGCGCTTGCGCTTGTATATGGCGAGGAGGCGGCGTGTGCGGAGCAGGGTCTTGATTGGACGCGTGCCGAGCAGGCGTACGGAGAAGGCCTGTACGACGATGACGAGGGCTGCGACTGTGGCCACGATCACAGCCACGGCGGCTACCCCGATTTTCCGGGCTACGGTGCCTTTTCTTCCAATTAG